AGCGTCGGAGTAATTTTTTATGTTTTCGTATTTCATAGAGTGAAAAATAATATAATTTAAAAAACAAACAAGAAAAATCCATAATCAATTAAAAAAATATTGATTTCGCAAGAGGTCTAATATTATTTGATACATTGAGTTCAGTCAAATTATTATTGTTACACAGCAATTGCTGTATTTTAAGATTTTCTGACACATCAAGCGCCGTTAATTCGTTGCTGTAGCACCACAAGTCAATTAGCGCAGTATTCTTCGACACATCAAGCGAGGCTAATTGATTGTGACCGAACCCCAAATGTGTCAGTGATGTATTATTAGATATATCAACTTTTGTCAATTGGTTCCATGAACAATCAAACGACAACAATTCTGTAAAACATTCTATTCCGGCAATACTTGTTATGTTTTTATTACTCACATCAAGATATTTAATATCGCTTACATAACTGTCGAGTATCGGCACTCCCGGCGTTTTCCCAATCGCCTTATACACCTCCGTCCTAAAGTTCGGGTCGGTGAATTTGGCGGTGATGTCTGTCGCCGCCGATACCATTTGTGCGACAATCACCACTGTCGCTGTCATTTCCAGAAATCTGTTTTTATTTTGCATACAAAACCCCTTAAATTAAAAATTTTACAAAAAGCATAACACCAATTGCAGAAATAAAACCATTATGAATTAAGGGAAAGAAGCGACTTTTCTGTAGTAAAACCGAAAAAGGCTGCTCTGCCCATAATCATAAATTTTTACCAGAAATCATGAATTATTCCACATCGAAAGATAGTAGAAGTAAAAAGACAGAACAGCCCATAAGGAGTTCTAACTTCTACTTTTAATGTAGAGATGTGGTTGAAAAGCAGGGATAAAATTCCCGCAATTCACGATTTCTGGTATCTGTAAAATAATATTTGTTTTTTTGAAAATACAACAAAACAAATATTACTACATTTTGTTATCGGCATACGCTGATATGTATCGCTCGTATATTTAGCCGAATCTAAAACGTCATGAATTAAGGAAAAGAATCAACCTTATCTGTTGAAAACATAAAAAGGCTGCTCTGCCTATAATTCATATTTTTTGCGAAAAATTGTGAATATACCTATTGAATTTGATTTGAAACACAGGACAGCAGAACAGCCCAAAGGCGGTTTGCCAGTGTTTCAAATCAAAATACTAACGAAGAGCGATGGTAAAATCCTCACCATTCACAATTTTTCGCATAACTAAAATAATTTATTGTTATTATAATACAAAGAAAAAATTTATAATTTCAAAAAACTTTAAAATACAGGTTAATAATTGAAAACCCGCAGAAATGAAAAAAAATAACTCAATTTTATTAAATTTTTGATTTTTTGTACATTTTCGTACGCATAAAAATTATATTCTTCCCGTTCTTTGAAAGAATACAATTTTCTCGTTTTCTATGTTATGAATATAGCCAATGTTCAACTTTATAGGGAAAATGGAAAAGTGTGTGTCAGTTCGGCACACTCCTTTTCTATTATTTCTGAATAAAGTGGGTTCGGCTATAATCTTGTAACACAGAAATTTATTAAAAAAGAAGGAGTGTGCCTTTTCATTTTGGATTCTCCGTTTATATTTTGATATTCTTTCTATATTCAACATCTTTCCATATAATAATATTTCCACGAACAAACATGTAAAATAAGGATTTTAATTGACAATAACATCTACGATAAAGTATATTGATACTGTAAGCAGAAACAAAAGGGTTCAATATGTTTGTAAAGATTTGCGGAATAACGACAAAAAGCGCTCTTGATGCGGCAATGTGCTCTGGTGCGGATTTTGTAGGATTTGTCTTTGCAAAAAGCACAAGAGAAATTTCTCTTGAAAAGGCGAAAGAATTGTCTAAATTTGTTCCGCAAAACATAAAAAAAGTCGGCGTTTTTGTGGACGAACCGCTTGAAAATCTGCTTAAAATCGCTAAAGACGTTCCGCTTGACATCGTTCAATTACATGGAAACGAAAGTTCGGAATATGCCGCTCAAATTCCGCTTGAAACGATAAAAGTCATAAAAATAATCAGCGATAAATTTTCACAGAATATTGAAGATTTTGCAAATTCAATGCTGATGTTCGATGCAAAAATCTCCGGCGGCGGCGAAAAATTTAATTGGAAAGCGATTGATTTGAACAAAATAAAAGAGAGAAAGTTTTTTATCGCCGGAGGACTTGATTGCGAAAACGTAAAGTCGGCTATAGAATATTTTTCTCCGTTTGCTGTTGACGTTTCCAGCGGCGTGGAAACCTGCGGGCGAAAAGACAATGAAAAAATTCGTAAATTCATCAAAATTGCGAAAAACAAATAGTATTTTACAGAATTACATAAGGAGTAGAAATTGAATAAAAAAGGCTTTTACGGAGATTTCGGCGGGCAGTTCGTACCGGAAACGCTTATGTTTGCGTTACAGGAATTGGAAGACGTTTACAGCGCCTCGCAGACCGATGAAAAATTTCAAAAAGAACTATACGAATATCTTAAAGAATATGTCGGGCGGGAAAATCCGCTTTATTTTGCAAAAAATCTGACCGAATATGCGGGCGGAGCAAAGATATATCTCAAACGTGAAGACTTGAATCATACCGGTTCGCACAAGTTAAACAACGCGCTCGGACAAGTTATGCTTGCAAAAAAAATGGGAAAAAATAAAATTATCGCAGAAACCGGAGCGGGACAGCACGGCGTCGCATCCGCTACGGCGGCGGCTCTGCTGGGTTTGGAATGTAGCGTCTATATGGGTGAAGAGGACGTTGCCAGACAGGCGCTTAACGTTTTTAGGATGGAACTCTTAGGCGCGAAAGTCGTTTGTGTCAAAAGCGGCTCTAAAGTACTTAAAGACGCTGTAAACGAGGCGTTACGAGCGTGGGTGGAACAAGTCGAAGATACGCATTACGTAATGGGCTCCGTTTTGGGACCGCACCCTTTTCCGCAGATTGTCCGCGATTACCAAAGCGTCATAGGAAAAGAAGCGAAAGCGCAGTTTCTGAAAAAAGAAGGTAAACTTCCCAACGCCTTGGTCGCGTGTGTTGGAGGCGGCTCAAACGCTATGGGACTTTTTTATCCGTTTGCAAACGACAAAGAAGTGGAAATGTTCGGCGTCGAAGCGTCGGGGCTTGGACTTGATACCGACAAACACGCGGCAAGTATGGCAAAAGGAAAAAAAGGAATATTACACGGAAGTTTGATGAATGTCTTACAGGATGAAAACGGACAAATTTTGGAAGCGTTTTCTATTTCCGCAGGGCTTGATTATCCGGGAATAGGTCCTGAGCATTGCTATTACAACGAAATAGGACGAGCGAAATACGTAAGTTGTAGCGACAGCGAAGCGCTGGAAGGCTTCAAAATTTTGTGTAAAAACGAGGGTATAATTCCAGCGCTCGAAAGTTCGCATGCGATACACTTTGCCGTGAAATTGGCAAAAAAATTAGAAAAAAACAAGGCGATAATCGTATGTCTGTCTGGTAGAGGAGATAAAGACGTTATTCAAGTAAAAGAGCGATTTGAAAAAGAACAAAAGGCGGCGGGAGAAACAAAAAGATGAAAACTCTCACCAAACATTTAACGGCAAAAACAAAAAACGGCAATACGCTCGTTATTCCATATATCATGGCAGGCGATCACAAAAACGGCTTAGACGGTCTTTCGGAAACCGTAGAACTTTTACAGGACGCCGCCGCAAGCGCTATTGAGATAGGCATTCCATTTTCAGATCCCGTCGCGGACGGACCAATTATTCAGGAAGCGGGAATAAGAGCGTTAAAAAAACAAACAAGCATATTTCAAATTGTAAAGAAATTGCAAACGATTGATGCGAAAGTCCCGCTGGTAATAATGTCGTATTTTAATCCGATTTACAATTACGGAATTGAAAAATTTATCGCAGATTTGCAAAAAACTTCAGTAAAAGGGTTGATAATTCCCGACATGCCGTTTGAACACAACGATTACATCGAACCGGTTTTGCAGGACGCTGACATTTCGCTTGTACGTTTGGTTTCGCTTACTACGCCGAAAGAGCGTCAAAAGACGCTTGTAAAAAACGCACAGGGATTTATTTACGCCGTCGCGGTTAACGGAACTACCGGCGTAGGCAAAAAATATGCCGAAAACATTTACGAACACCTCGCCTATCTCAAAAGCGAAAGCGAGATTCCGGTTTTGGCGGGATTTGGCGTTTCAAATATCGATCAGGTAAAAAATTTCGCCAAAGTGTGCGACGGAGTAATAATCGGAAGTTTCATCGTGAACGCTCTGCATAGCGGCGAAAATCAAAAAGCGGCGGATCTTGTAAAATCTGCGGTAAATATCCAAAAATAATCGGGAGTTTTTATGAAAATATGCGTATTAGGATGCGGAGTTATGGGAAGCGTGATTGTAAACGGATTACATAAAGCGCGCGAAAACGACGTAGAATTTGTGGTGTGGGACACGATTGCCGCCTGCGCAGAAAAAATCAAGTTTGCCAAAACGGTAAATCCCGCTCACTGGTTTGAGGGGAAAAACGAGCCGACCGTCATTTTAATAGCCGTAAAACCGCAGCACATTAAAGAGGCGCTTTCAGGATTCGGATATGCCGGAAAAAATACGCTTTGGGTTTCTATAGCCGCGGGAATAAGCGTTGAAAATCTAGAGAAGATGCTTCCTGCCGGAGCAAAGGCTGTAAGAGTTATGCCTAATACGCCGGCGCTTATTGGAGAAGGCTGTTCTCCGTATGCGCTAAACAGTCTTTGCAACTATTACGACAAAGAAACGGTCGAGTACATATTTAATTGTATAGGGATTTCCTTTGAAATTCCCGAAAGTCAAATGGATGCAGTGACCGGACTTTCCGGAAGCGGTCCCGCATTCGCTTACACGATAATCGAAGCGCTTGCCGAAGCCGGAGTAGCCGCAGGACTCTCATACGACACAGCGCTTTTATGCGCCGCAAAAACTTTGCTTGGAAGCGCAAAAATGGTTTTGGAAACGAAAGAAAACCCGTCCACGCTTAAATCTAAAGTCATGTCAGCCGGCGGAACTACGGCTGCCGGAAATTTCGCTTTGGAAAGCGGGGGAGTTCGCGCCGCTATCATGTCGGCGGTAATTTCTGCGGCGCAAAAATCGAAAGAATTAGGTAAATCTTTGTAAAATTTTGTGACTTTCTTTCTTTTTCGCCTCGTCCCACAATTCGTCAAGTTTTTGCAACCCTGCGCCGCGAAGTTTGTCGCTGTCGTAATTGAAATGTTTTTCAATGTAATCGAACCTTGTACAAAATTTGGCAGTCGCCGCCCTCAAAGCGTCTTCAGCCGAAATGTCAAAATGTCGTGCGGCATTCACCAAAGCGAACAAAATATCGCCGAATTCTAATAATTTTTCTTCGCTGTTGTTTTTTTCTACCGCTTCGCGAAATTCTTTTATTTCTTCTTCGATTTTTTTGAGCGGTTCTAAGACACTATCCCAGTCAAAACCGTAACGTGCGGTTTTTTTCTGAATCTTTTCCGCGAGATACAGCGACGGAAGCGTTTTTGGAATACCGTCCAAAACCGATTTTCTACTCTCTTTTCCTTTTTCACTCTGCTTAATTTTTTCCCAGGATTCAAGAATCTCTTTTGTATTTTTAACCTCTGAATTTCCAAAAATATGCGGATGCCTGCGAATCAATTTTTCACCGATTTCTTTTGCGACGTCGTCGATTTCAAACTTTTTTTCTTCATCCGCCATCTGACAATGAAATATAACCTGCCAAAGCAAGTCGCCTAATTCTTCTTTCATCTCGTGTGCATCGTTTTTATCTACCGCATCAAAAAATTCATAACATTCTTCAAGCAAATCGTTCAAGACCGAACGATGATTTTGCTCTCTGTCCCACGGACAGCCGTTTTCACTTCTCAAAATTTTTGCAATTTCTACCAATTTGTCGATATTTTCACTCATAAAATTCCCCTTTTCCGCGCCGCAGAACCACAGGCGTACCATTCGTCAAATCCACGACCGTAGAGTCGCCGCCTTCCAAAACGCCGGCGTCTAAAATCACATCTACGCCGCTTGTCACTTCGGGAGTCAAATACAAATCCGGGTTGCCGTGATTTTCTTCATCCGTGTTCAGCGACATATTCGCAAGCGGCTCGCCAAGCATTTCGATTAAAATTCGCGTCGTCAAAAAACCGGTTATTCTAATTCCTATGGTTTTTCGTTTTTCAGAGATTTTTTTTTGCACAAACTGCGATGACGGCAAAACGAAAGTGTATGGACCGGGAATATACCTTTTCATTATTTTAAACGACGAATTTTCAATTTTTGCGTACTGTTCCGCCTGCGATAAGCCGTTGCAGACAAATGAAAACCGCCTGTTTACGTCTTTATGCAAAATCTGAGCGATTTCCTTGATTTTTTTTATGTTACTCGCCGCACAGCCGACGCCGTAAACCGTATCTGTCGGGTAAATACAAATTCCGCCGGTTTTTTTTATAATTTCTACCGCTTTTGCAATCTGCCTCTCCTGTGGATTTTGCGGATGAACGTTTATTCGCTGAAACATAATTTACCCGTTCTCAAGTCGTTGCAAACCTTTTTTAGCAATATCTCTACGAAACTGCATTCCGTCAAAATGAATTTTTTCTACGGCAAGATACACTCTGTCAACCGCTTTTTGCAGCGTTTCGTCCCATGCGGTAACCGCCAAAACCCGCCCGCCGTTTGTGATAATTTCGCCGTTTTCGTTTTTCGCCGTTCCAGCGTGATAAATATCTACGTTATCAATTTTTTGCGCGTCGTCAAGTCCGTAAATAACCGTTCCTTTTTGCGATGAAGCCGGATATCCTTTGCTTGCCAAAACAACCGTCGCCGAATAGTTTTGCGAAATTTCCCAATCAATTTTACTTACGTCGCCCGCCGCACTTGCATAAAAAACGTCAAACCAATCACAATTCACAAGCGGCAAAACCGCCTCGGTTTCAGGATCGCCGAAACGACAGTTAAATTCTACCACGCGGACTGCGGATTCGTTTGCCATAATTCCTACGTAAAGCAATCCGCGATAAAGTCCTCCCTCTTTTTTCATCGCTTCAAGTACGGGAATGACTATAGTTTTTTCAACCTTTTCAAGTAATTTTTTGTCAGCTATAGGCGCAGGCGCGTAAGCTCCCATTCCACCCGTATTCGCACCTTTATCGCCGTCAAAAATTCGCTTGTGGTCTTGCGCTGCGGGCAGAATTTTATAATTTGTCCCGTCCGTCAAAACGAAAATACTCGCTTCCTCGCCAAACATCATTTCTTCGATTATCACGACATTTCCCGCTTCGCCAAACGCTTTTTTATCAAAAATTTCGCTAAGCGCGTCATCCGCTTCCCGCTTCGTCATGCAAACAATCGCACCTTTTCCAGCGGCAAGTCCGTTGACTTTTATAACAGTCGGAACGCCTGTTTTTTGCAGATATTTTTCTGCGGATTTTTTGTCGGTAAAACGTTGCCAATCAGCGGTTGGAATGTCGTATTTCTTCATCAGTTTCTTGGAGAATTCCTTACTTCCTTCAATCTGTGCGGCAAACTTTGACGGACCGAAAATCGTAAGTCCTTTTTCGCTAAAAACATCGACAATTCCTTCAACAAGCGGAATTTCAGGACCCACGACGGTTAAATCAATCATATTTACTTTAGCCCAAATAGCCAATTCCTCCCAATCGCTTATCTTTTGAGAGAGCTTTTTCCCGCCTTCCGATTCCATTGCGATATTCCCCGGAAAAAGCCAAATGTCAATATCTCTTTTTGAGCGTTTAAGCGCCTTAAAAATCGCATGCTCACGTCCGCCGCCGCCGACAATTAAAACATTTTTTTTCATATCGTTTTCCATTAATTACTTGACTTTTACGAAAATACTATTTTGTTTAACGCAGAATTTTAATATTAAGAAAATTTTAAGGCGATCTTAATGAAAAATAACCGCAAAAAGTAAATAAAATTCCGTCCGCTCACTCCACCATCAAAACTACGTCCAAGCCATCGTTATCGATAACAAGCGTTTTGCCGGACGTCAATTCGTTGCCGATAAGAAGCCGCGAAGCGGGCGTTTCTACCAAACGCTGAATCGCTCGTTTAATCGGTCGTGCTCCGAATTGCGGTTCATATCCGATTTCTGCAATTCGAATGAGCGCTTTTTCGGTAATTTTCAAGTCGATTTGCAAACCTTTTAAGCGGTTTCTGAATATATCCAACTGAATATCGACGATTTTTGCAATTTGTTCCTTATCCAAATACGAAAAAATAACCTTTTCGTCTATTCGATTCAAAAATTCCGGACGAAAATACCGCTTTAACAGATTTTCGATTTCACCAGAAAATTCAATAGAATCGCGTCCGGTATTTTCTTGAATAATATCGCTTCCCAAATTGGAAGTCATTATTACGATTGTGTTGCGAAAATCAACTGCACGTCCTTTACCGTCGGTCAGTCGACCATCGTCCAACAATTGCAGCAAAATATTAAACACGTCGGGATGCGCCTTTTCTATTTCGTCAAACAGAAGCACAGAATACGGACGGCGGCGAACCGCTTCGGTCAACTGTCCTCCTTCGTCGTAGCCTACGTATCCGGGAGGCGCCCCGACAAGACGAGAAACGCTGTGCTTTTCCATATATTCCGACATATCAATACGTACGAGCGCCTTTTCGCTGTCAAAAAGATTTTGAGCCAAAGCCCTTGCAAGTTCGGTTTTTCCTACACCGGTAGGTCCCAAAAACATAAAACTTCCAACCGGACGGTTCGGGTCGTTCAACCCAGCCCTTGCACGTAAAACCGCCTGTGCAACCGAATTTACCGCTTCGTCCTGTCCTACTACTCTTTTATGCAAATCTTCTTGCAAATTCAAAAGTTTCTGCCGCTCGCTTTGAATTAATTTATTTACCGGAATCCCAGTCCATTGCGAAACAATTTGAGCAATATCTTCATCGGAAATTTCCTCGCGCAAAAGATTATTTTCTTGACTTGCCGCTTCAATTTCCGCTTGCTGCAATCGCTCTTCCAATGCAGGAATTTCTCCGTGACGCAGACGAGCGGCCGTGTTCAAATCGTAATTTCTTTCAGCCTTATCCAACTCGCCGCGCTTTTCTTCAAGCGTTTTGCGAAGTTTGGACGCTTTTTCAACTCGTTGTTTTTCCTGTTCCCAACGAGCGGTTAAATCACGTTTTTTTTCTTGTACTTCCGCAAGTTTTTTCTTAATCTCTTCCAGACGACGCTTTGAAGCCTCGTCTTTTTCTTTTTTCAATCCCTCTATTTCGATTTGTAACTGTAATTCTAAGCGGTTTACCTCATCGACCTGCGCAGGGGAAGAATCAATTTCCGTTCTGACTTTCGCAGCCGCTTCGTCAAACAAATCAATAGCTTTATCCGGTAAAAATCTATCGGAAATATATCTGTCGGAAAGCGTTGCCGCCGCTACCAAAGCCGAATCGCGAATCGCAATTCCGTGATGGCTTTCGTATCTTTCTCGAAGCCCGCGTAAAATTGAAATCGTATCTTCGACGCTTGGCTGGCTCACAAAAACTTTCTGAAATCTGCGCTCAAGCGCAGGGTCTTTTTCAATGTATTTTCGGTATTCGTCGTTTGTCGTCGCACCTATACAATGCAGTTCGCCCCGCGCAAGCATCGGTTTAAGTAAATTACCCGCGTCCATAGATCCTTCCGACGCACCGGTTCCAACAACCGTATGTAATTCGTCGATAAACAAAATTATCGCGCCGCTGCTTTCCTTGACTTCTTTAAGAACCGCTTTTAACCGCTCCTCAAATTCTCCGCGAAATTTTGCGCCGGCAATCAATGCGCCCATATCCAATGCCAAAAGTTTACGCTCTTTCAAACCTTCGGGGACGTCGCCCCTCACGATTCTTATCGCCAAACCCTCTGCAATTGCGGTTTTTCCTACTCCGGGGTCACCCACAAGAACGGGATTGTTTTTAGTTTTTCGCGATAAAATTCTCATCATTCGCCGAATTTCATCGTCACGCCCAATCACGGGATCAAGTTGCCCTTTAGCCGCTTTTTGGGTTAAATCGACCGCATATTTTTCCAAAACTCCGTAAGTTTGTTCAGGATTTTGTGAAACGACGCGGCTGTTTCCGCGAAGCGCTTTTAATTCACTTTTAAAATTTTCGACATTGACGCCGTTTTTGGCAAAAAAGTCTTTAATTTCCGGCGAATTTTGCAAAATCGCTATAAAAATGTGTTCTACGCTCAAAAATTCGTCCTGCATATTTTTTGCAATTTCTTCCGATTTTGTCAAAGTTATCACCGCCTCGCGTGAAAGAGTCGTGGTATTTGCTCCGCTTCCGCTGACGACCGGAATTTTTTTGAGTATGGTTTCGGCAAAATTCATAACGTTTTCTGCCGAAACTCCTAATTTTTCGGCAATGATAACGACCGCCGTGCTTTCATCGCCGAAAAGCGCTTTTATTATGTGCCAATTTGAAATTTCCTGATGTCCGCTGCTTGCGGCGCAGGCGTAAGCGTTTTGTATCGCATCCAGTGTTTTCTGAGTCCATTTTTCCTGATTCATAACAGCCTCCTTTGAATTTCTTATAATTCTTCAAATTATATGCCAAGCCGAATAATTATTCGAAAGTGAAACTGAAATTATACATTTACAATTTTATTCGTTGCAAATTGAAACGAAAATTTACGTTTTGTCGTCACTTCGCCAATTTTTTTGTTTATGAATTGCCGTTACTCACTCTTTTTGCCATAATTCCCAATCTCTTGACGCTCCACTTTTCTCTGCCGCGCCAAATAACCCGAACGA
Above is a genomic segment from Chitinispirillales bacterium containing:
- the trpB gene encoding tryptophan synthase subunit beta codes for the protein MNKKGFYGDFGGQFVPETLMFALQELEDVYSASQTDEKFQKELYEYLKEYVGRENPLYFAKNLTEYAGGAKIYLKREDLNHTGSHKLNNALGQVMLAKKMGKNKIIAETGAGQHGVASATAAALLGLECSVYMGEEDVARQALNVFRMELLGAKVVCVKSGSKVLKDAVNEALRAWVEQVEDTHYVMGSVLGPHPFPQIVRDYQSVIGKEAKAQFLKKEGKLPNALVACVGGGSNAMGLFYPFANDKEVEMFGVEASGLGLDTDKHAASMAKGKKGILHGSLMNVLQDENGQILEAFSISAGLDYPGIGPEHCYYNEIGRAKYVSCSDSEALEGFKILCKNEGIIPALESSHAIHFAVKLAKKLEKNKAIIVCLSGRGDKDVIQVKERFEKEQKAAGETKR
- the mazG gene encoding nucleoside triphosphate pyrophosphohydrolase gives rise to the protein MSENIDKLVEIAKILRSENGCPWDREQNHRSVLNDLLEECYEFFDAVDKNDAHEMKEELGDLLWQVIFHCQMADEEKKFEIDDVAKEIGEKLIRRHPHIFGNSEVKNTKEILESWEKIKQSEKGKESRKSVLDGIPKTLPSLYLAEKIQKKTARYGFDWDSVLEPLKKIEEEIKEFREAVEKNNSEEKLLEFGDILFALVNAARHFDISAEDALRAATAKFCTRFDYIEKHFNYDSDKLRGAGLQKLDELWDEAKKKESHKILQRFT
- the purD gene encoding phosphoribosylamine--glycine ligase; the encoded protein is MKKNVLIVGGGGREHAIFKALKRSKRDIDIWLFPGNIAMESEGGKKLSQKISDWEELAIWAKVNMIDLTVVGPEIPLVEGIVDVFSEKGLTIFGPSKFAAQIEGSKEFSKKLMKKYDIPTADWQRFTDKKSAEKYLQKTGVPTVIKVNGLAAGKGAIVCMTKREADDALSEIFDKKAFGEAGNVVIIEEMMFGEEASIFVLTDGTNYKILPAAQDHKRIFDGDKGANTGGMGAYAPAPIADKKLLEKVEKTIVIPVLEAMKKEGGLYRGLLYVGIMANESAVRVVEFNCRFGDPETEAVLPLVNCDWFDVFYASAAGDVSKIDWEISQNYSATVVLASKGYPASSQKGTVIYGLDDAQKIDNVDIYHAGTAKNENGEIITNGGRVLAVTAWDETLQKAVDRVYLAVEKIHFDGMQFRRDIAKKGLQRLENG
- a CDS encoding threonylcarbamoyl-AMP synthase, yielding MFQRINVHPQNPQERQIAKAVEIIKKTGGICIYPTDTVYGVGCAASNIKKIKEIAQILHKDVNRRFSFVCNGLSQAEQYAKIENSSFKIMKRYIPGPYTFVLPSSQFVQKKISEKRKTIGIRITGFLTTRILIEMLGEPLANMSLNTDEENHGNPDLYLTPEVTSGVDVILDAGVLEGGDSTVVDLTNGTPVVLRRGKGEFYE
- a CDS encoding phosphoribosylanthranilate isomerase; amino-acid sequence: MFVKICGITTKSALDAAMCSGADFVGFVFAKSTREISLEKAKELSKFVPQNIKKVGVFVDEPLENLLKIAKDVPLDIVQLHGNESSEYAAQIPLETIKVIKIISDKFSQNIEDFANSMLMFDAKISGGGEKFNWKAIDLNKIKERKFFIAGGLDCENVKSAIEYFSPFAVDVSSGVETCGRKDNEKIRKFIKIAKNK
- the clpB gene encoding ATP-dependent chaperone ClpB; the protein is MNQEKWTQKTLDAIQNAYACAASSGHQEISNWHIIKALFGDESTAVVIIAEKLGVSAENVMNFAETILKKIPVVSGSGANTTTLSREAVITLTKSEEIAKNMQDEFLSVEHIFIAILQNSPEIKDFFAKNGVNVENFKSELKALRGNSRVVSQNPEQTYGVLEKYAVDLTQKAAKGQLDPVIGRDDEIRRMMRILSRKTKNNPVLVGDPGVGKTAIAEGLAIRIVRGDVPEGLKERKLLALDMGALIAGAKFRGEFEERLKAVLKEVKESSGAIILFIDELHTVVGTGASEGSMDAGNLLKPMLARGELHCIGATTNDEYRKYIEKDPALERRFQKVFVSQPSVEDTISILRGLRERYESHHGIAIRDSALVAAATLSDRYISDRFLPDKAIDLFDEAAAKVRTEIDSSPAQVDEVNRLELQLQIEIEGLKKEKDEASKRRLEEIKKKLAEVQEKKRDLTARWEQEKQRVEKASKLRKTLEEKRGELDKAERNYDLNTAARLRHGEIPALEERLQQAEIEAASQENNLLREEISDEDIAQIVSQWTGIPVNKLIQSERQKLLNLQEDLHKRVVGQDEAVNSVAQAVLRARAGLNDPNRPVGSFMFLGPTGVGKTELARALAQNLFDSEKALVRIDMSEYMEKHSVSRLVGAPPGYVGYDEGGQLTEAVRRRPYSVLLFDEIEKAHPDVFNILLQLLDDGRLTDGKGRAVDFRNTIVIMTSNLGSDIIQENTGRDSIEFSGEIENLLKRYFRPEFLNRIDEKVIFSYLDKEQIAKIVDIQLDIFRNRLKGLQIDLKITEKALIRIAEIGYEPQFGARPIKRAIQRLVETPASRLLIGNELTSGKTLVIDNDGLDVVLMVE
- the trpA gene encoding tryptophan synthase subunit alpha, with the protein product MKTLTKHLTAKTKNGNTLVIPYIMAGDHKNGLDGLSETVELLQDAAASAIEIGIPFSDPVADGPIIQEAGIRALKKQTSIFQIVKKLQTIDAKVPLVIMSYFNPIYNYGIEKFIADLQKTSVKGLIIPDMPFEHNDYIEPVLQDADISLVRLVSLTTPKERQKTLVKNAQGFIYAVAVNGTTGVGKKYAENIYEHLAYLKSESEIPVLAGFGVSNIDQVKNFAKVCDGVIIGSFIVNALHSGENQKAADLVKSAVNIQK
- the proC gene encoding pyrroline-5-carboxylate reductase yields the protein MKICVLGCGVMGSVIVNGLHKARENDVEFVVWDTIAACAEKIKFAKTVNPAHWFEGKNEPTVILIAVKPQHIKEALSGFGYAGKNTLWVSIAAGISVENLEKMLPAGAKAVRVMPNTPALIGEGCSPYALNSLCNYYDKETVEYIFNCIGISFEIPESQMDAVTGLSGSGPAFAYTIIEALAEAGVAAGLSYDTALLCAAKTLLGSAKMVLETKENPSTLKSKVMSAGGTTAAGNFALESGGVRAAIMSAVISAAQKSKELGKSL